DNA sequence from the Lycium barbarum isolate Lr01 chromosome 5, ASM1917538v2, whole genome shotgun sequence genome:
TATATAGTTTCTGTACAGTGTCTCCATGATGTTTTCATTCTTTATTGAGCAGACAAATTCAGTTATATAACTTAGATTGTTCACCTGCTTGACAAACTCAGCAGCTGACTGAACAAAGTTTTGCCAACCACAATGGTcaataataacattgaaatcaatTCTTTGCCTTCTTACCATGAGTAATGCATCTTTGTAACGCCCCTGGATCAAAGCATTGATTATTGAGGCTAGGACCAATTTTCTGGGGTAGATGCACTCAAGATTCCCTCGAACTGTTTGAATTATGATAGCAGACTCATCGCCGTGCAGAACACCTGCAATTCTGGCACCTCTTTCCCATATTTGAATATAGTTTCTTTCGTCATCTCCTTTTCTGTGCTTGAAAACAGGCAGGAAGTTCCCATACTTAACCTCCAGTTCTCCTTTCAGGATATCACTAATATCGATGATAAACAGTAAATCCTGCTTAGTTGCAAGAATCAAATGGGTGACAGTCTGATCAGCAGAATTCGAGTAGAAAGAGAAACTGCTGCAATTGTTGCACAATGTCCTTCCACCAACAACCAACCTACCACTGTCATCGAGACCAAAAAGCAAAGCTTTCTGCGGCAAGCAGCCTCCAATTTGCACAAGATTCATCCAGGGGCAAGATGAAGGAAAACTCATATCATCACGTTTCTGATGAAGCCCTCTGGCATCAGCCAACTTAAACGCATACTCAAACACTTTCCCGCCATCAAACTGGACATACGCTGAGTAGCCGTTTCCCTGGTCAGGAACTATACCTATTACAGTACCTTCAAGAGATAATCTATTCAAAACTTTAGCTTGCCAACCAGAGCATGTCACTGAACTAGGAATACGATCTTCAGAACACACAAGCTCAATTTCTTGAAGGCAATATACAGAAAGCTCATCCTTAGAGGACTCTTTTATTGCGTTGCTAATTTGATTATGGCTAACACCAAGAAGCTTATGTGAATCCAACCATGCAAGGTGAATGAAAGATTTATATCCTGAATCAAAAGAAGCAGCCTCAACATCAAACTCTTTACCTTCTAGCTCCTCCCAACAATCAATTGCAGGAAGCTCTATAACACATAATCTGCCATCTGCCAAGGATGCAGCCAGGTGATTCATAGAACTTTTAGAGCAAAATGCCATACTCTGAATGGCAGAGGGAAGATTCAAACAAAAGAGATACATAGGTGGTGGGATGAGAGATAGAGAAAGAGAGGATATTAGTATCTTGGAGTCATCAATTACAAGTGCCACTGAGTTATTCATGACAGCAGTATTCCAGACAAAGTTGTAGGTTGTGATATGCCCACCAATAGTCCAAGAAACCAACTGTAGAGGCTTTATCGGATCCCACATGAATCTGACTTTATCACCCTTCGTGTATCTGATATCTTGCTTTACGTACCAGTGATTGTTACTTAAGAACCAGATCTTCAGAGAGTCATACTTTTCACCTCTGACCACAGCAGCTAGAAGGTCTGAGTTACAATTCCACTTCACAGATTCTACAGTAGCACCAGTTTCTACGTTGATGCAAAATGAGCTTCTTTGTAAACCATTCCTCTCAAAGAAAACTATAGATGGGCATTTTCTGTCTTCCTTTCGGTCATAAACTGCAGCAATTTTGGCTCCACTGGGCATCCAATCCAAAGTTGATCCCATGAAAGGATTTGATTCTGAAACagaatggagtgctcctgagtcGCGTTCCCAGATTTTAAGCTTCTTATGCAAGAGCTGAGAATTATTCACCCTGCTTAATGTTGCAAAGTATTTGCCATCTCCCCGCCATGAAATTGGGCTCTCCGACGAATAATTGGAAGAGTAAGTATCTTCATCTGAATCAACAGCACAATTATTTTCAGTATTTTTCTTAACAGAAGCATAATTAGAAGTTCAAGCATCAAATGTGTGCAAACAAATATGACAAGGTACATTCAAGTTACACTCTTGAAAGAAAATATGTTTGCAATAACCCGAGAGGAGGCAAGACTTCAATAATGGCGTTAGTATACTTAGTGTTAGAAATAGGCTACTGATACTATCTTTTTCGAGAGGGAACTATAAATGGAGGACTTATTCACTTACTTGCAACTGAAAATCAAGAGTTAACACAGTGATCTTTGCCTGAGTCAACGTTCCATCCGAGTTAAAACAACATGCTAAGGTTTAATACCACAAGAGCTAATGTTTTCACATGCAAAAACCAGTGCATTTTAATAAGAAAACTAGCACATACATTGAAGAACTGGACATGACTACCAACCAATTAAAAATCCAGTAGAGATTCTTGTTACCTGCAACTACTGTACACGTTtatcatattaaacaaaatttcaAATACTGTCGGGAAAGTACACatcattttcaaataattttgaaCACTACCTGAAGTCCTAAACCATACTAGTATTATCAGTTTCCGCAGTTCAACTTTCTTCAAACATAAGAACATGGGTATACATTAAATACAACCCTCTTAACATTATAGCTTCCACCTAGAAAAGACAATAGTAAAATTATCTCAATGGAGGAAAATGTGCTAGTTTGTCATCATTCATGGGTATATAGCAAGCAAAAATGATGTTGTGCTTGTGATTTCAAAGAATTTGATCTTCAAAACTATTCCAGAAATGCAGACATAATCATCAAAAGGGCATTTTAAGAATGACAGAACTTCTTTGAAGAGGCAAACGCAATTATTAGTTCAGATATATGGAAAGAAGTCCTTACGTACGTCAATATCTTCAGGCAGATCATCAAGTGCCATCTCATATAAAACATCCCAGTCAGGTGTCATCATTAATATCTGTCCAAAACCAGTAATTACACCAAGAAGATCTCCATCTGGACTAGGTGAAATACACTTTACTCCACCCTCTAATCGGCCAACTATTTCTGTCATATTATCATCTGCAGTATACAGCAATAGCAGTCCATACGAAGTCCCAATAATCAATGCTTCTTTTTCCATTAAATAATCCATGGAAGTAATGAAATCCCCAGGCTCTAAATCAATAAGGTTATCTGATATGGAATTCCAAGCTCCTGCATTCTGCATGACACCAAGCTAGTCAGAAAAAAGATTTTTCTGTAAGGACAAACTTACATGCGAAGAACTCACTCAAAAATCCTGGATCcactcaacaacaacatacccagtgtaatcccacaagtggggtctagggagggtagagtgtatgcagaccttacccctaccttgggaggtagggaggctgttttcgaaagaccctcggctcaagagaaagcatgacaAAAAGGGGTCTGATAAGAAATGCCAAAAGAAAAGAAGCAATGACAAAATACTATAGCTAAGCATTATGAAGAAAGTAACAGTAACTGCAAACTAATACAATAAACGAAGTACAAGAGAAAGCAGATAGTCGAAATACTAGGATACTACTACAACTACTTGTATGAAAGGGCAAGTAGGACAACACTCAACTACATACTAACCATCTACCCTAATTTGTGTCCTCCATAAGCACCTATCTAAGGTGATGCTCTCGGTAAGCTACACCTGCGCCATATCCcgtctaatcacctcccccaaatacttcttcggcctacctctacctctcttaAAACCGTCcgtagccaacctctcacacctccgcactggggcatcagTGCATCTCCCCCCGTACATGTCctaaccatctcagcctcgcttcccgcatcttatccacaACAGGATTATTTAGAttgtttatcttttttttttttttgggttgggggggggggggggcaaaaagGATTTCAGGTATTCAAACTTCGTTTTGGCTGTTTAAAAAAGCAATCTTTTCCCAAATTATTCACATAG
Encoded proteins:
- the LOC132640177 gene encoding elongator complex protein 1 isoform X2 produces the protein MGSTLDWMPSGAKIAAVYDRKEDRKCPSIVFFERNGLQRSSFCINVETGATVESVKWNCNSDLLAAVVRGEKYDSLKIWFLSNNHWYVKQDIRYTKGDKVRFMWDPIKPLQLVSWTIGGHITTYNFVWNTAVMNNSVALVIDDSKILISSLSLSLIPPPMYLFCLNLPSAIQSMAFCSKSSMNHLAASLADGRLCVIELPAIDCWEELEGKEFDVEAASFDSGYKSFIHLAWLDSHKLLGVSHNQISNAIKESSKDELSVYCLQEIELVCSEDRIPSSVTCSGWQAKVLNRLSLEGTVIGIVPDQGNGYSAYVQFDGGKVFEYAFKLADARGLHQKRDDMSFPSSCPWMNLVQIGGCLPQKALLFGLDDSGRLVVGGRTLCNNCSSFSFYSNSADQTVTHLILATKQDLLFIIDISDILKGELEVKYGNFLPVFKHRKGDDERNYIQIWERGARIAGVLHGDESAIIIQTVRGNLECIYPRKLVLASIINALIQGRYKDALLMVRRQRIDFNVIIDHCGWQNFVQSAAEFVKQVNNLSYITEFVCSIKNENIMETLYRNYISLPHDSETKVLEHGDSKIHSVLLAIRKALEEHVAESPARELCILTTLARSDPPALEQALERIKNIREKELSGSDELRRELYPSAEEALKHLLWLSDSEAVFEAALGLYDLNLAAIVALNSQKDPKEFLPYLQELENMPIVLMRYNIDLRLQRFEAALQHIVSAGDAYFEDSMILMKKNPQLFPSGLRLVTDSVKRNQVLEAWGDHLSFTKCFEDAAATYLCSSCLDKALKAYRECGNWGGVLTVAGLIKLGKEEVLQLAQELCEELQALGKPGDAAKIALEYCTDVSAGISFLVSAREWEEALRIVFLHRRDDLVLEVTTASLECASSLGSEYEEGLEKVGKYLTRYLAVRQRRLLLAATLQSEERSINDLDDDTASETSSNFSGMSAYTLGTRKGSAASINSKASTKAREMRRQRNRGKIRAGSPGEEMGLVDHLKGMSLTTGAKRELKSLLICLVMLQKEDIARKLQHVATNFQLSQMAAVKLADEAMSNDRINEHFYVLENYIPKIKEEMQHSELFSWQSKVLI
- the LOC132640177 gene encoding elongator complex protein 1 isoform X1; translation: MKNLKILKEEFSKLQLHSQDEVISFAAFDMERNRLFLASSSNFIYTLHLPSSSHNAGAWNSISDNLIDLEPGDFITSMDYLMEKEALIIGTSYGLLLLYTADDNMTEIVGRLEGGVKCISPSPDGDLLGVITGFGQILMMTPDWDVLYEMALDDLPEDIDVHEDTYSSNYSSESPISWRGDGKYFATLSRVNNSQLLHKKLKIWERDSGALHSVSESNPFMGSTLDWMPSGAKIAAVYDRKEDRKCPSIVFFERNGLQRSSFCINVETGATVESVKWNCNSDLLAAVVRGEKYDSLKIWFLSNNHWYVKQDIRYTKGDKVRFMWDPIKPLQLVSWTIGGHITTYNFVWNTAVMNNSVALVIDDSKILISSLSLSLIPPPMYLFCLNLPSAIQSMAFCSKSSMNHLAASLADGRLCVIELPAIDCWEELEGKEFDVEAASFDSGYKSFIHLAWLDSHKLLGVSHNQISNAIKESSKDELSVYCLQEIELVCSEDRIPSSVTCSGWQAKVLNRLSLEGTVIGIVPDQGNGYSAYVQFDGGKVFEYAFKLADARGLHQKRDDMSFPSSCPWMNLVQIGGCLPQKALLFGLDDSGRLVVGGRTLCNNCSSFSFYSNSADQTVTHLILATKQDLLFIIDISDILKGELEVKYGNFLPVFKHRKGDDERNYIQIWERGARIAGVLHGDESAIIIQTVRGNLECIYPRKLVLASIINALIQGRYKDALLMVRRQRIDFNVIIDHCGWQNFVQSAAEFVKQVNNLSYITEFVCSIKNENIMETLYRNYISLPHDSETKVLEHGDSKIHSVLLAIRKALEEHVAESPARELCILTTLARSDPPALEQALERIKNIREKELSGSDELRRELYPSAEEALKHLLWLSDSEAVFEAALGLYDLNLAAIVALNSQKDPKEFLPYLQELENMPIVLMRYNIDLRLQRFEAALQHIVSAGDAYFEDSMILMKKNPQLFPSGLRLVTDSVKRNQVLEAWGDHLSFTKCFEDAAATYLCSSCLDKALKAYRECGNWGGVLTVAGLIKLGKEEVLQLAQELCEELQALGKPGDAAKIALEYCTDVSAGISFLVSAREWEEALRIVFLHRRDDLVLEVTTASLECASSLGSEYEEGLEKVGKYLTRYLAVRQRRLLLAATLQSEERSINDLDDDTASETSSNFSGMSAYTLGTRKGSAASINSKASTKAREMRRQRNRGKIRAGSPGEEMGLVDHLKGMSLTTGAKRELKSLLICLVMLQKEDIARKLQHVATNFQLSQMAAVKLADEAMSNDRINEHFYVLENYIPKIKEEMQHSELFSWQSKVLI